The following nucleotide sequence is from bacterium.
AGAGTGGGCGGCCGCATGCTCCAACTCCAACATCTATTCCTGGCGCACGGGTGATCAAGACGCTCGAACTCAAAGCACTCCTCGATACGAACAAGAACGTAGTGGTTGTGGATGTTCTTGATTCAAAGTCAAGAAAGTCCATACCCGGCGCTTTCTGGTTGTCGGGCGCAGGCGATGGTCAGTTTTATGCCGCAGAAAAAAGCAGATTCGCTGCGGCTTTAGAGAAACTTACCGGCGGCGACAAGACCCGACCTCTCGTTTTTCTTTGCATCAGTTCCGAGTGCTGGTTGTCTTACAACGCGTCCCTGCACGCACTTGAGGCCGGATACAAAGATGTCATTTGGTATCGCGGCGGCACAAACTCTTGGACAGGCGCCAGTCTCGAATGGACCAAACCAGAATCCGTCAGTTGGTAGCCAGCACAAGGCCCAACCCGGCAGTCCACACGGACGCTGCGCGATAAAGCCGCGCAGCGCCGGTGACTTCTACGTTCGGCGTCACTCCAAGCGCCTCGTATGCCTCATCCAGCACTCTGTAATCTCCACAGAGACATATCCCAACAGCGTGGTCGCATACGCCAGCCGCTTCGACGTGTTCGCGCAACGTGTCTGCCGACAATTTCAGCGCAGATCGAAGCTTTTCAATTTCCCGCGCCGCAAAATATTCGAGGCAATGCGGAATCATGTTTGGCGCGCACGCAAGGCCACGCTTAGCAGCCTCGTCAAGCTGAAAAACAATGTCGCTCTCATCCATAAAAGTCAGTCTCCATAACACGGCG
It contains:
- a CDS encoding rhodanese-like domain-containing protein, with the protein product MFRSLVLYLIGLFPAIVFGQVPFPPLPQPVTAFSFEDKDWNVDATTTPKSGRPHAPTPTSIPGARVIKTLELKALLDTNKNVVVVDVLDSKSRKSIPGAFWLSGAGDGQFYAAEKSRFAAALEKLTGGDKTRPLVFLCISSECWLSYNASLHALEAGYKDVIWYRGGTNSWTGASLEWTKPESVSW